The following are from one region of the Shinella sp. PSBB067 genome:
- a CDS encoding glycine betaine/L-proline ABC transporter ATP-binding protein, which translates to MVSHAIEVRNLYKIFGPRGADYVDAVKNGLGKAELNQKYGHVLGLRDINISMPAGGIMVVMGLSGSGKSTLIRHINRLIDPTAGEVLYDGVDVCRMNESDLRDFRRHKTAMVFQKFALLPHRTVLENTVYGLEIQGVAAAEREKRAQEWIARVGLAGFENHYPNQLSGGMQQRVGLARALTNDADILLMDEAYSALDPLIRVDMQTVLLDLQKELKKTVVFITHDLDEALRLGDKIAILRDGMVVQQGTGQEIVLNPADEYITAFVKEVNRGRVVNVETIMAPLSGNPEGMPITKGTVLETAARAMTAANQTLAHVVDEAGKPIGAVSLSAIIAAMVTQTSHEAKAA; encoded by the coding sequence ATGGTTAGTCATGCAATCGAGGTCCGCAATCTCTACAAGATCTTCGGACCTCGCGGCGCGGATTACGTCGATGCCGTGAAGAACGGCTTGGGCAAGGCGGAGTTGAACCAGAAGTACGGTCATGTGCTGGGGCTTCGCGACATCAACATCTCCATGCCCGCCGGCGGCATCATGGTGGTCATGGGCCTTTCCGGCTCCGGCAAGTCGACGCTGATCCGCCACATCAACCGGCTGATCGACCCGACCGCCGGCGAAGTGCTCTACGACGGCGTCGACGTGTGTCGCATGAACGAGAGCGACCTCAGGGACTTCCGCCGCCACAAGACGGCGATGGTCTTCCAGAAGTTCGCGCTGCTGCCGCACCGCACCGTTCTGGAAAACACGGTCTACGGCCTGGAGATCCAGGGCGTCGCCGCCGCCGAGCGCGAAAAGCGCGCCCAGGAATGGATCGCCCGCGTCGGCCTCGCCGGCTTCGAGAACCATTATCCGAACCAGCTTTCGGGCGGCATGCAGCAGCGCGTGGGCCTTGCCAGAGCGCTGACCAACGATGCCGACATCCTTCTGATGGACGAAGCCTATTCGGCGCTCGACCCGCTGATCCGCGTCGACATGCAGACCGTGCTGCTCGACCTCCAGAAGGAGCTCAAGAAGACGGTCGTCTTCATCACGCACGACCTCGACGAGGCGCTGCGACTCGGCGACAAGATCGCCATCCTGCGCGACGGCATGGTGGTGCAGCAGGGCACCGGCCAGGAGATCGTGCTCAACCCGGCGGACGAATACATCACGGCCTTCGTCAAGGAAGTGAACCGCGGCCGCGTGGTCAATGTCGAGACGATCATGGCCCCGCTCTCCGGCAACCCGGAAGGCATGCCGATCACCAAGGGCACCGTGCTGGAAACCGCCGCCCGCGCCATGACCGCCGCCAACCAGACGCTCGCCCATGTGGTCGACGAGGCCGGCAAGCCGATCGGCGCCGTCAGCCTCAGCGCGATCATCGCCGCCATGGTGACGCAGACGAGCCACGAGGCGAAGGCGGCCTGA
- the bmt gene encoding betaine--homocysteine S-methyltransferase yields the protein MTATNPLAELLAEKPFLLADGATGTSLFAMGLEAGEAPELWNEAKPENITKLHQDFVDAGADIILTNTFGGTRHRLKLHRADDRVFELNRKAAEIARAVADKAPRKVIVAGSVGPTGELLIPLGALTYDDAVAAFAEQIEGLKAGGADVAWIETMSSPEEIRAAAEAAGKAGMPFVYTGSFDTAGKTMMGLHPKDIHGVAGDIGDGPLAVGANCGVGASDILSSLLDITDADPSATVVVKGNCGIPEYRGAEIHYSGTPPLMAEYARLARDAGARIIGGCCGTSCEHLAAMRVALDAHEPRKRPTLETIVEKIGPLRNKTANAGASAPARERSRRRG from the coding sequence ATGACCGCGACGAACCCGCTTGCCGAGCTTCTTGCCGAAAAGCCCTTCCTGCTTGCCGACGGCGCGACCGGCACCTCGCTTTTCGCCATGGGGCTCGAGGCGGGCGAAGCGCCGGAACTGTGGAACGAGGCAAAGCCCGAGAACATCACGAAGCTGCACCAGGACTTCGTCGATGCCGGCGCGGACATCATCCTCACCAACACCTTCGGCGGCACGCGCCATCGCCTGAAGCTGCACCGCGCGGATGACCGCGTGTTCGAGCTCAACCGGAAAGCCGCGGAGATCGCCCGCGCCGTCGCCGACAAGGCGCCGCGCAAGGTCATCGTCGCCGGCTCCGTCGGCCCGACCGGCGAACTGCTCATCCCGCTCGGCGCCCTCACCTATGACGACGCGGTCGCCGCTTTCGCCGAGCAGATCGAGGGCTTGAAGGCCGGCGGCGCGGATGTCGCCTGGATCGAGACGATGTCCTCGCCGGAGGAAATCCGCGCGGCGGCGGAAGCAGCCGGCAAGGCCGGCATGCCCTTCGTCTATACCGGCTCGTTCGATACGGCCGGCAAGACGATGATGGGCCTGCACCCCAAGGACATCCACGGCGTTGCCGGCGACATCGGCGACGGCCCCCTCGCCGTCGGCGCGAACTGCGGCGTCGGCGCGTCCGACATCCTCTCCTCGCTGCTCGACATAACGGACGCCGATCCCTCGGCCACCGTCGTCGTCAAGGGCAATTGCGGCATTCCCGAATATCGCGGCGCGGAAATCCACTATTCCGGCACGCCGCCGCTGATGGCCGAATATGCGCGCCTTGCCCGCGATGCCGGCGCGCGCATCATCGGCGGCTGCTGCGGCACGTCCTGCGAGCACCTCGCCGCCATGCGCGTCGCGCTCGACGCCCACGAGCCGCGCAAGCGCCCGACGCTGGAAACCATCGTCGAGAAGATCGGCCCGTTGCGCAACAAGACCGCCAATGCGGGCGCTTCCGCCCCTGCCCGCGAACGCAGCCGCCGCCGGGGCTGA
- a CDS encoding aminotransferase class I/II-fold pyridoxal phosphate-dependent enzyme produces the protein MTTLPDFRLETHFSRWEFEARHHMTASDAETMTMSDLLALAGPEDREAWDRVSLGYTQTWGAPSLRETIASTYDTLSGADILTFAGAEEGLYCAMLALLGPGDHAIVTVPNYQSMETLPVTITGNVTGVALRPENRWQLDLKEVRAALRPETKLIAVNFPNNPTGAIADQDIFRGLVELCAGRGIHLFSDEVYRGLETDAAKRLPQAADLFDGGLSLNVMSKAYGLPGLRIGWIASRDHALLARMEKMKHYLSICNARPSEVLAGIAIRARETIFARNRALCAQNMARLDAFFAEHPGLYEWTAPDGGCVAFPRYLGEDGVEEHCRRLVEEKGVLLLPSSLYVSDLLPVPMDRFRVGVGRRNIDAGLAAWREFLNEG, from the coding sequence GTGACCACGCTGCCGGATTTCCGCCTCGAAACCCATTTCTCGCGCTGGGAATTCGAGGCCCGCCATCACATGACGGCGAGCGACGCCGAGACCATGACCATGTCGGACCTGCTCGCGCTCGCCGGTCCCGAGGACCGCGAGGCGTGGGACCGGGTCTCGCTCGGCTATACGCAGACCTGGGGCGCGCCGTCGCTGCGCGAGACCATCGCCTCGACCTACGATACGCTGTCCGGCGCCGACATCCTCACCTTCGCGGGGGCGGAGGAGGGGCTCTATTGCGCCATGCTGGCGCTGCTCGGGCCGGGCGACCATGCCATCGTCACCGTGCCCAACTACCAGTCGATGGAGACGTTGCCGGTCACCATCACCGGCAATGTCACGGGCGTGGCGCTCCGGCCGGAGAACCGCTGGCAGCTCGATCTTAAGGAGGTGCGCGCCGCCCTGCGCCCGGAAACGAAGCTGATCGCCGTCAACTTCCCCAACAACCCGACCGGCGCCATCGCCGACCAGGACATTTTCCGCGGCCTCGTCGAACTCTGCGCCGGGCGCGGCATCCACCTGTTCTCCGACGAGGTCTATCGCGGGCTGGAGACCGATGCGGCCAAGCGTCTGCCGCAGGCGGCGGATCTGTTCGACGGGGGCCTATCGCTCAACGTCATGTCCAAGGCTTACGGGCTGCCGGGCCTTCGCATCGGCTGGATCGCCAGCCGCGACCATGCGCTCCTCGCCCGCATGGAGAAGATGAAGCACTACCTTTCCATCTGCAACGCGCGCCCGTCGGAGGTGCTGGCCGGCATCGCGATCAGGGCGCGCGAGACGATCTTCGCCCGCAACCGCGCGCTCTGCGCGCAGAACATGGCCAGGCTCGACGCCTTCTTCGCCGAGCATCCGGGCCTTTACGAATGGACCGCGCCCGATGGCGGCTGCGTCGCCTTCCCGCGCTATCTCGGTGAGGACGGCGTGGAAGAGCATTGCCGCCGGCTGGTGGAGGAGAAGGGCGTGCTGCTATTGCCCTCCAGCCTCTACGTCTCGGATCTGCTGCCGGTTCCGATGGACCGTTTCCGCGTGGGGGTCGGCCGCCGCAACATCGATGCGGGGCTGGCGGCGTGGCGGGAATTCCTGAACGAGGGCTGA
- a CDS encoding transcriptional regulator: protein MLDTQNADTLLRRHSATAAAISTLLYPHAEVVLHDLETGLIAGIWNAFSGRKPGMESLVEDELEQAGEGGVYGPYEKTGGDGRRLKSVTAVLKDDFGQAAGLLCVNMDVSHFDAAAKLLSAFTGAAAPRPPSLFAGDWREAINMALNEWLRGRGLALPALRKGDRVALVAELDRRGLFQTRNAVDHLAGLIGASRASIYNYLADARRQTRKDRTS, encoded by the coding sequence ATGCTCGATACCCAAAACGCCGATACCCTCCTTCGCCGGCATTCAGCCACGGCCGCCGCCATCTCCACGCTCCTTTACCCTCATGCCGAGGTCGTGCTGCACGATCTCGAAACGGGGCTGATCGCCGGCATCTGGAACGCCTTTTCCGGCCGCAAGCCGGGCATGGAATCGCTCGTCGAGGACGAACTGGAGCAGGCCGGCGAGGGCGGGGTCTACGGTCCCTACGAGAAGACCGGCGGGGACGGCCGGCGGCTCAAGTCGGTGACGGCGGTGCTGAAGGACGATTTCGGCCAGGCCGCCGGCCTCCTGTGCGTCAACATGGACGTCTCGCATTTCGATGCGGCGGCGAAGCTGCTTTCCGCCTTCACGGGCGCCGCCGCGCCGCGTCCGCCGTCGCTTTTCGCCGGGGACTGGCGGGAGGCGATCAACATGGCGCTCAACGAGTGGCTGCGCGGCAGGGGCCTTGCCCTGCCGGCGCTGAGGAAGGGCGACCGGGTGGCGCTCGTCGCCGAGCTCGACCGGCGCGGCCTGTTCCAGACCCGCAACGCCGTCGATCATCTCGCCGGCCTCATCGGCGCCTCGCGCGCCTCGATCTACAACTATCTCGCCGATGCCCGGCGTCAGACCCGGAAGGACAGAACCTCGTGA
- a CDS encoding LysR family transcriptional regulator, translated as MYPPLESDLLRIFVAVAQAGNVTHAADRLGRTQSAVSMQVRKLEDSVGAVLFDRGPRGVALTMEGKRLLPYARRIVGLVDETTAAMRTAPLDGPVRVGIPEEYNQTVLPNALAAFAEIHPNIEVTVLCGYTAQQLGALEADQLDLAIIFDWCDGIAGEVLAVDPTVWVASVAHDRHLERPVPVAVYWRSSWCRDFAMRSLERHSIPYRVAYTCDTSGGLRSAVTSGLAIAPLSRSNVPPGARELTIADGFPPIDSSRVVLKRNPRRGGPAIEGMADMIRKSFGPLAASADQAFG; from the coding sequence ATGTATCCTCCTCTCGAAAGCGATCTTCTCAGAATCTTCGTTGCCGTCGCGCAGGCCGGCAATGTCACCCATGCGGCCGACCGGCTGGGGCGAACGCAGTCCGCCGTCAGCATGCAGGTGCGCAAGCTGGAGGATTCCGTCGGCGCGGTGCTGTTCGATCGCGGCCCGCGCGGGGTTGCCCTGACGATGGAGGGCAAGCGCCTGCTGCCCTATGCCCGGCGCATCGTCGGGCTCGTCGACGAGACGACGGCGGCCATGCGCACGGCGCCGCTCGACGGGCCGGTGCGCGTCGGCATTCCCGAGGAATACAACCAGACGGTCCTTCCCAACGCGCTTGCCGCCTTTGCGGAAATCCACCCCAATATCGAGGTGACGGTGCTGTGCGGCTACACGGCGCAGCAGCTTGGCGCGCTCGAAGCCGACCAGCTCGACCTCGCCATCATCTTCGACTGGTGCGACGGCATTGCCGGCGAGGTGCTGGCGGTCGATCCCACCGTCTGGGTGGCCTCCGTCGCGCATGACAGGCATCTGGAGCGGCCGGTGCCGGTCGCGGTGTACTGGCGGTCGAGCTGGTGCCGGGATTTTGCCATGCGCTCGCTGGAGCGGCACTCGATCCCGTACCGCGTCGCCTATACCTGCGACACCAGCGGGGGCCTCCGTTCGGCCGTCACCAGCGGGCTGGCCATCGCGCCTTTGTCGCGCAGCAATGTCCCGCCCGGCGCGCGGGAGCTGACCATTGCGGACGGCTTTCCGCCCATCGATTCCTCGCGCGTCGTGCTGAAGCGCAATCCGCGCCGCGGCGGGCCGGCCATCGAGGGCATGGCGGACATGATCCGCAAGTCTTTCGGGCCGCTTGCGGCTTCGGCGGATCAGGCTTTCGGATAG
- a CDS encoding VWA domain-containing protein translates to MMTDLDLDKLSRRQPPAADASARAAALAAAMQAFDEAEKNTQAAQGFTGGGRPSSIFNRIWSPIMNRKFLAGSALATLLVVPVAGLVTYELVRNGTVPLKSEAGIAAGPADADQRARKPVAEKAKAEAQLAAKTDASAKAAADTAESAGTPAAEPAPLAESRDEEVIAAMPQSLAVGGAANGQALSRMAVPPSVIAMPAPVEDRERFASADPNPVKSVASDPVSTFSADVDTASYSYVRRSLLGGSLPDPEAVRVEEMVNYFPYDWKGPETAEKPFNATVTVMPTPWNKGTELLHIGIKGFDTAPAEQPSANLVFLIDVSGSMDEPDKLPLLKSAFRLLVGKLKDTDTVSVVTYAGDAGVVLEPTAVKERQTILDAIDTLRPGGSTAGAEGIEMAYRLAEKAFRKDGVNRVMLATDGDFNVGPASDEDLKRIIEAHRRSGIFLSVLGFGRGNYNDGMMQTLAQNGNGTAAYIDTLAEAQKALVEEAGSSLFPIAKDVKFQIEFNPARIAEYRLIGYETRVLNREDFNNDKVDAGDIGSGHRVTAIYEVTPKGSPAVLNDPLRYGKGESAATPATDGGELAFLKMRWKKPDGDTSELATMPVTDADAVADVDAASVDVRFSVAVAAFGQKLKGVTALQDYAYGSILGLAEAARGNDPFGYRAEFLKLVRLASGLSGEKAQ, encoded by the coding sequence ATGATGACCGATCTCGACCTCGACAAGCTTTCCCGCCGCCAGCCGCCGGCAGCCGATGCATCGGCCCGCGCCGCGGCGCTCGCCGCCGCCATGCAGGCTTTCGACGAAGCGGAAAAAAATACGCAGGCCGCCCAAGGTTTTACGGGGGGCGGGCGTCCAAGCTCCATCTTCAACCGGATATGGAGCCCCATCATGAACCGCAAATTTCTCGCCGGCTCGGCGCTTGCCACGCTGCTCGTCGTGCCTGTCGCCGGCCTCGTCACCTATGAACTGGTGCGAAACGGCACGGTGCCGCTGAAGAGCGAAGCCGGGATCGCCGCCGGGCCGGCCGATGCGGACCAGCGTGCCCGCAAGCCGGTGGCGGAAAAGGCGAAGGCCGAGGCCCAGCTTGCCGCGAAGACGGATGCGAGCGCGAAGGCCGCCGCCGATACGGCCGAGAGCGCCGGCACGCCTGCGGCCGAGCCCGCGCCGCTTGCCGAAAGCCGCGACGAGGAGGTGATCGCCGCCATGCCGCAATCGCTTGCCGTCGGGGGAGCGGCCAACGGGCAGGCATTGAGCCGGATGGCTGTGCCGCCTTCGGTCATCGCCATGCCGGCGCCGGTCGAGGATCGCGAGCGTTTCGCCTCGGCCGATCCCAATCCGGTGAAGAGCGTCGCGAGCGATCCGGTCTCGACCTTCTCGGCGGATGTCGACACCGCCTCCTATTCCTATGTCCGCCGGTCGCTGCTCGGCGGCAGCCTGCCCGATCCCGAGGCGGTGCGCGTCGAGGAGATGGTGAACTACTTCCCCTATGACTGGAAGGGGCCGGAGACGGCGGAAAAGCCGTTCAACGCCACCGTCACCGTCATGCCGACGCCGTGGAACAAGGGCACCGAGCTCCTGCATATCGGCATCAAGGGGTTCGACACCGCGCCGGCGGAGCAGCCTTCGGCCAACCTCGTCTTCCTCATCGACGTCTCCGGTTCGATGGACGAGCCGGACAAGCTGCCGCTCCTGAAGAGCGCCTTCCGCCTGCTGGTCGGCAAGCTGAAGGATACCGACACCGTCTCGGTCGTCACCTATGCGGGCGATGCCGGCGTGGTGCTGGAGCCGACGGCGGTGAAGGAGCGGCAGACGATCCTCGATGCGATCGACACGCTCCGGCCGGGCGGCTCGACGGCCGGGGCCGAGGGTATCGAGATGGCCTACAGGCTGGCGGAGAAGGCGTTCAGGAAGGACGGCGTCAACCGCGTCATGCTGGCGACGGACGGCGACTTCAACGTGGGGCCGGCGAGCGACGAGGACCTGAAGCGCATCATCGAGGCGCACCGCAGGAGCGGCATCTTCCTCTCCGTGCTGGGCTTCGGCCGCGGCAACTACAATGACGGCATGATGCAGACGCTGGCGCAGAACGGCAACGGCACGGCCGCCTATATCGACACCCTTGCCGAGGCGCAGAAGGCGCTGGTGGAGGAGGCGGGGTCCTCGCTCTTCCCCATCGCCAAGGACGTCAAGTTCCAGATCGAGTTCAATCCGGCGCGCATCGCCGAATATCGCCTGATCGGCTACGAGACCCGCGTGCTCAACCGCGAGGATTTCAACAACGACAAGGTGGATGCCGGCGATATCGGCTCCGGCCACCGCGTCACCGCCATCTACGAGGTGACGCCGAAGGGCAGCCCCGCCGTGCTGAACGATCCGCTGCGCTACGGCAAGGGCGAGTCGGCCGCCACGCCGGCAACGGACGGCGGCGAGCTCGCCTTCCTCAAGATGCGCTGGAAGAAGCCGGACGGCGACACCAGCGAGCTGGCGACCATGCCGGTGACGGACGCCGACGCGGTCGCCGATGTCGATGCGGCCTCGGTCGACGTCCGCTTCTCCGTCGCCGTCGCCGCCTTCGGGCAGAAGCTCAAGGGCGTGACGGCCCTTCAGGACTATGCCTACGGCTCGATCCTCGGCCTTGCGGAAGCCGCAAGGGGCAACGATCCCTTCGGCTACCGGGCGGAGTTCCTGAAGCTCGTGCGGCTCGCCTCCGGTCTTTCCGGCGAGAAGGCGCAGTAG
- a CDS encoding RNA polymerase sigma factor → METELVEKAALGDRQAFAALIEGRYDFIHAVAWRWCGDRQDAEDVAQEVCIRLASAIRGFKGASRFGTWLYAVTLNAARDQMRKRRRAEWRDAAYLREKAVLEDHSADDGGEELWQAVRRLPDKQRDAVLLIYGEGLTHAAAADVLGCAETTISWHVHEARKRLKVLLRDAAA, encoded by the coding sequence GTGGAAACAGAACTCGTCGAAAAGGCGGCCCTCGGGGATCGGCAGGCATTCGCCGCGCTGATCGAAGGCCGCTATGATTTCATCCATGCCGTCGCCTGGCGATGGTGCGGCGACCGGCAGGATGCCGAGGATGTGGCGCAGGAGGTGTGCATACGCCTCGCCAGCGCCATCCGCGGCTTCAAGGGCGCGAGCCGCTTCGGCACCTGGCTCTATGCGGTGACGCTGAATGCCGCGCGCGACCAGATGCGCAAGCGGCGGCGGGCCGAGTGGCGCGATGCCGCCTATCTTCGCGAAAAGGCGGTGCTGGAAGACCATTCCGCCGACGATGGCGGCGAGGAACTGTGGCAGGCGGTGCGCCGGCTTCCCGACAAGCAGCGCGATGCGGTGCTGCTGATCTACGGCGAGGGCCTGACCCATGCGGCGGCGGCCGATGTGCTCGGCTGCGCCGAAACGACGATTTCCTGGCATGTGCACGAGGCCCGCAAGCGCCTGAAGGTGCTGCTGCGCGATGCGGCCGCGTGA
- a CDS encoding phosphodiester glycosidase family protein, which translates to MAEPPKCAEIEHLSARYTVCTFDPAKDTIKLYGAQTLGMGGATYDGLNTHLLRNGQHMSFAMNGGMYHPDYGPVGLLVEQGRQTGALNRDDAFGNFFMKPNGVFFVGDGTAGVMETEAYAKAGLSPREATQSGPMLVIDGQIHPRFLPDATSLQIRNGVGILPDGRVAFAISKDRVRFHDFATLFRDRLQCRNALFLDGSISSLYSPEMRRHDRRAIMGTIIAVVKNLPW; encoded by the coding sequence ATGGCCGAACCGCCGAAATGCGCCGAGATCGAGCATCTTTCCGCCCGCTACACCGTCTGCACATTCGATCCCGCGAAGGACACGATAAAGCTCTACGGCGCGCAAACGCTCGGCATGGGCGGGGCGACCTATGACGGGCTCAACACGCACCTGCTGCGCAACGGGCAGCACATGAGCTTCGCCATGAACGGCGGCATGTATCATCCGGACTACGGCCCGGTGGGCCTGCTTGTGGAGCAGGGCAGGCAGACCGGGGCGCTTAACCGCGACGACGCCTTCGGCAATTTCTTCATGAAGCCGAACGGCGTGTTCTTCGTCGGCGATGGCACGGCGGGCGTGATGGAGACGGAGGCCTATGCGAAGGCCGGTCTTTCGCCGCGGGAGGCGACGCAATCCGGGCCGATGCTGGTGATCGACGGACAGATCCACCCGCGTTTCCTGCCGGATGCCACGAGCCTGCAGATCCGCAACGGCGTCGGCATCCTGCCGGACGGGCGCGTCGCCTTCGCCATCTCGAAGGACCGGGTGCGTTTCCACGACTTCGCGACGCTCTTCCGGGACCGGTTGCAATGCCGCAACGCGCTTTTCCTCGACGGCAGCATTTCCAGCCTTTATTCCCCTGAAATGCGGCGGCACGACCGCCGCGCCATCATGGGCACCATCATCGCGGTCGTGAAAAATCTGCCCTGGTGA
- a CDS encoding 4Fe-4S dicluster domain-containing protein, which translates to MTNLRAALEPHGLFLRGFVNFADGEAAPALSDGRPAASVLLVGNIGSSIWPAFCRWREGQADSGGADPLDAWSKAIIGAAAVSVGATAWFPSDPPWQPFQQWAMRAEGLKASPLGILIHPVYGLWHGYRGALGFCRPVDGEPLMAEAHPCDHCPDKPCLTACPAGAVRPGTFDVPACRAHLRTRQGQGGCMASGCLSRAACPVGADYRYDDAQLRFHMAALSL; encoded by the coding sequence ATGACGAACCTCCGTGCGGCTCTTGAGCCGCACGGTCTTTTTTTGCGCGGCTTCGTGAATTTCGCGGACGGCGAGGCGGCGCCCGCCCTTTCGGACGGGCGCCCCGCCGCGAGCGTCCTTCTCGTCGGCAATATCGGCAGCTCCATCTGGCCGGCCTTTTGCCGCTGGCGGGAAGGGCAGGCGGACAGCGGCGGCGCCGATCCGCTCGACGCCTGGTCGAAGGCGATCATCGGCGCGGCCGCCGTCTCTGTGGGCGCGACCGCCTGGTTTCCCTCCGATCCGCCATGGCAGCCCTTCCAGCAATGGGCCATGCGCGCGGAAGGCCTGAAAGCCTCTCCGCTCGGCATCCTCATCCATCCCGTCTACGGCCTCTGGCACGGCTACCGCGGTGCGCTCGGCTTTTGCCGGCCGGTCGACGGAGAGCCGTTGATGGCAGAGGCGCATCCCTGCGACCACTGTCCGGACAAGCCCTGCCTCACCGCCTGTCCCGCCGGCGCCGTCCGCCCCGGCACCTTCGACGTGCCGGCCTGCCGGGCGCATCTGCGCACGCGGCAGGGGCAGGGCGGCTGCATGGCCTCCGGCTGCCTTTCCCGCGCGGCCTGTCCCGTCGGCGCGGACTATCGCTACGACGATGCCCAGCTCCGCTTCCACATGGCGGCCCTCTCGCTTTAA
- a CDS encoding trimethylamine methyltransferase family protein → MSEDIQQVAGEGGGRRSREGRGAAARRASRTGGGPGPSLPYITRKIREYEVLDEEGLSLIEANADRVLEEIGIEFREDAEALALWKEAGADVRGERVHFPKGLCRELLKTAPSDFTWHARNAERNCHIGGKATVFAPVYGPPFVRDLEGNRRYATIEDFSNFVKLAYMAPSIHSSGGTVCEPVDVPVNKRHLDMIYSHIKYSDKPFMGSVTAPERAEDTIAMAKLVFGEDFVEKNTVTLNLINANSPMVFDETMVGALKVYARHNQACVVSPFILSGAMSPVTVAGTLTQILAEVLAGASFTQLIRKGAPVLFGTFAASISMQSGAPTFGSPEPSLVSYGAAQLARRLRLPFRTGGSLCGSKVPDAQAAHESANTLNMTLLAGTNFVLHAAGWLEGGLVSSYEKFMIDQDQLGMMQKLAEGVDLSENAQALDAIREVGPGSHYLGCAHTQANFQSAFYRSPLADNNSFEQWEIEGQKRIEERANALCRTWLESYEAPHLDPAIDDALLDFIAKRKESMPDAFT, encoded by the coding sequence ATGAGCGAGGATATTCAGCAGGTGGCAGGCGAGGGCGGCGGGCGCCGCTCGCGCGAGGGGAGAGGCGCGGCCGCACGGCGCGCATCGCGTACCGGGGGCGGCCCGGGTCCGTCGCTGCCTTACATCACCCGCAAGATCAGGGAATACGAGGTTCTCGATGAGGAAGGCCTGTCGCTGATCGAGGCAAATGCCGACCGCGTGCTGGAGGAGATCGGCATCGAGTTCCGCGAGGATGCGGAAGCGCTGGCGCTCTGGAAGGAAGCCGGGGCCGACGTGCGCGGCGAGCGCGTGCACTTCCCGAAGGGCCTGTGCCGCGAGCTCCTGAAGACCGCGCCGTCCGACTTCACCTGGCATGCCCGCAACGCCGAGCGCAATTGCCATATCGGCGGCAAGGCCACCGTCTTCGCACCGGTCTACGGCCCGCCCTTCGTGCGCGACCTCGAAGGCAACCGCCGCTATGCGACCATCGAGGACTTCAGCAACTTCGTGAAGCTCGCCTACATGGCCCCGTCGATCCATTCCTCGGGCGGCACGGTCTGCGAGCCGGTGGATGTTCCGGTGAACAAGCGTCACCTGGACATGATCTACAGCCATATCAAATATTCCGACAAGCCGTTCATGGGCTCGGTCACGGCGCCGGAGCGCGCGGAAGACACGATCGCCATGGCCAAGCTCGTCTTCGGCGAGGACTTCGTCGAGAAGAACACGGTCACGCTCAACCTCATCAACGCCAACTCGCCGATGGTCTTCGACGAGACCATGGTGGGCGCGCTGAAGGTCTATGCCCGTCATAACCAGGCCTGCGTCGTCTCGCCGTTCATCCTGTCGGGCGCCATGAGCCCGGTCACGGTCGCCGGCACGCTGACGCAGATCCTCGCCGAGGTGCTGGCCGGTGCCTCCTTCACCCAGCTCATCCGCAAGGGTGCGCCGGTGCTGTTCGGCACGTTCGCCGCCTCGATCTCCATGCAGTCGGGTGCGCCGACCTTCGGCTCGCCCGAGCCGTCGCTGGTCTCCTACGGCGCCGCGCAGCTCGCCCGCCGTCTCCGCCTGCCGTTCCGCACGGGCGGCTCGCTCTGCGGCTCCAAGGTTCCGGACGCCCAGGCGGCGCACGAATCGGCCAACACGCTGAACATGACGCTGCTGGCCGGCACGAACTTCGTCCTGCACGCGGCGGGCTGGCTGGAAGGCGGCCTCGTCTCGTCCTACGAGAAGTTCATGATCGACCAGGACCAGCTCGGCATGATGCAGAAGTTGGCCGAAGGCGTCGACCTGTCGGAAAACGCCCAGGCCCTCGACGCCATCCGCGAAGTCGGCCCCGGCAGCCACTATCTCGGCTGCGCCCATACGCAGGCCAACTTCCAGAGCGCCTTCTACCGCTCGCCGCTCGCCGACAACAATTCCTTCGAGCAGTGGGAGATCGAAGGCCAGAAGCGCATCGAGGAGCGTGCCAATGCGCTCTGCCGCACCTGGCTGGAGAGCTACGAGGCGCCCCATCTCGATCCGGCGATCGACGATGCGCTCCTCGACTTCATCGCCAAGCGCAAGGAATCGATGCCCGACGCCTTCACCTGA